From a single Saccharomyces kudriavzevii IFO 1802 strain IFO1802 genome assembly, chromosome: 15 genomic region:
- the LEO1 gene encoding Paf1-complex subunit LEO1 (similar to Saccharomyces cerevisiae LEO1 (YOR123C); ancestral locus Anc_5.440), with amino-acid sequence MSSETPMGETQNGEAVDDLDGTPNNGSIDKTDVTQDDNDYEVSEQDNNDDEVNEQDNYDGEVNEKDVNDEKVNKRDDTKEEEDAELDDLFGDDDDDDDDEGTKPENSINSEDSDDEGVDHRSRHRESLGLDDDEAEEQAMYTRKFYGEDANDYSDQDEAAHTFKEENIEIVRHIIPNKANVNETASHNEIFYARIPNFLTIDAVPFDPPSFEAKVNERAINSTSKEDQLDDRLIDENTVRWRYSRDKDQHVFKESNTQIVQWSDGSYSLKVGEECTDILVNDTSNTFLTVSHDQQELIQCYEGGEIKKTLMFIPTSTNSKIHQKLSKAVIRRNQRQNKGPGTYIVNMDPEVEKKELEKKQSQVLRDRRRRQLKEREKQESPDAAFETGFRKQSSPTSYGISRRNEYEEDDFLVDDDEEEEAGFDDGDDEEEEEEEEEEEEADQENAARLRNLKREGAAMYKEEEKDDDSNETKRRRVAVIEDDEDEE; translated from the coding sequence ATGTCATCTGAAACCCCAATGGGTGAAACGCAAAATGGGGAAGCGGTCGACGATCTAGATGGAACTCCCAATAATGGAAGCATCGACAAAACAGATGTCACGCAAGATGATAACGACTATGAAGTCAGCGAGCAAGATaataacgatgatgaagtCAATGAACAAGATAATTACGATGGTGAagtcaatgaaaaagatgttAACGATGAAAAAGTCAATAAACGAGATGATActaaagaagaagaagatgcaGAATTAGACGATTTATTTGgagatgatgacgacgacgacgacgacgaagGAACGAAACCAGAAAATAGTATTAATAGTGAAGATAGTGACGACGAGGGCGTCGACCATAGGAGTCGTCATAGGGAAAGTCTTGGATTGGATGATGACGAAGCAGAGGAGCAAGCCATGTATACACGAAAATTTTATGGTGAGGATGCTAATGACTATTCTGATCAAGATGAGGCCGCTCATACTTTCAAGGAGGAGAATATAGAGATTGTCAGGCATATTATACCAAATAAAGCTAACGTTAATGAGACAGCGTCTCATAATGAGATCTTTTACGCCAGAATTCCTAATTTTCTGACGATTGATGCGGTTCCATTCGACCCTCCAAGTTTTGAGGCCAAAGTTAACGAAAGAGCCATAAATTCGACCTCTAAGGAGGACCAATTAGATGACCGTCTGATCGATGAGAATACCGTTAGGTGGAGATATTCTCGTGACAAGGACCAACATGTCTTCAAAGAATCAAATACACAAATTGTGCAGTGGTCAGATGGCTCATATTCTCTAAAAGTTGGAGAAGAGTGTACAGATATATTGGTCAATGATACAAGCAACACCTTTTTGACGGTATCGCATGATCAACAAGAGTTGATCCAATGCTACGAAGGGGGCGAGATCAAAAAGACATTGATGTTCATTCCAACTTCTACTAATTCCAAAATACATCAAAAACTAAGTAAAGCCGTTATAAGAAGGAACCAAAGGCAAAACAAAGGCCCTGGTACATACATTGTTAATATGGATCCTGAAgtagagaagaaagaattggaaaagaaacaaagtCAAGTTCTAAGAGATAGAAGGAGAAGACAGCTCAAGGAAAGAGAGAAACAAGAATCTCCCGATGCCGCATTCGAAACCGGATTTAGAAAACAAAGTTCTCCTACTTCTTATGGAATCTCCAGAAGGAATGAGtacgaagaagatgatttcTTAGtcgacgatgatgaagaagaggaggcTGGATTTGATGAcggtgatgatgaagaggaagaggaggaagaggaagaggaggaagaagccGACCAAGAGAACGCAGCACGCTTAAGaaacttgaaaagagaaggtGCAGCAATGTataaagaagaggaaaaagatgatgatagtAACGAGACGAAAAGGAGAAGGGTTGCCGtaattgaagatgatgaagacgaggaGTAG
- the UBP2 gene encoding ubiquitin-specific protease UBP2 (similar to Saccharomyces cerevisiae UBP2 (YOR124C); ancestral locus Anc_5.443), protein MPYEDNELQTAIEGHQSQLSNQEKNNTPNDDTFIDDSPLYGTRASLQSAPVAVDDGKHLLYPDIATSLPLKTSDRLLDDVLCDTIFLNSTDPNVIEKGLQTSGILRESMLSYSSFRSSIRPNALGSLTDQVTIQTKTEYDSISCPRYNKIYVFQAVILNPSLSEQQISSFDDIVRIPIYHLKVTVKIRQELERLKKHVGVTQFHSLDHLHEYDRVDLSTFDSSDPKLMDYGIYVSDDTNKLILIEIFQPEFNSPEEHESFTTDAIKKRYNDLCLKNESLNKKEAPSQPDCFYTLFKIFKGPLTRKSKEEPIKTIDSGNLVLNTHLNAEWLTSKYGFQASSEIDEETNDPFTEYVPPDMVGYVGDWNKRKIRESFVKKCLQLIFWGQLSASLLTPNSSLKNTKSVKGLSSLQTSFSTSPWFHLLGESRARILLNSNEQAHSPLDAEQHFINLSVSHYYTDRDIIRNYEALSSLDPDNIGLYFDALTYIANRKGAYQLIAYCGKQNIIGQEALENALVTFKIDPKEFNIAELNEATLLSIYKFETSNKSKVTSNHLTNFKNALRLLAKYTKSDKLKFYVDHEPYRALSQAYDTLSIDESVDEDIIKTAYSIKINDSPGLKLDCDRALYTIAISKRSLDLFNFLTDECPQFLKYYGPEKLHYQEALKLLQVNENASDETVLKIFKQKWYDESVFEPDQFLILRAALTRISIERNSNLITNFLLTGTIDPNSLPPENWPTGINNIGNTCYLNSLLQYYFSIAPLRRYILEYQKTLDNFNDHLSNSGHVRRIGGREISRGEVERSIQFIYQLRNLFYAMVHSRERCVTPSKELAYLAFAPSNVEVEFEVEGNKVGSNGAAISADSKGEVTQEAATTSEEKDPSLIDLEMEDKTNSDVDKDIENVKANEANEANDIEITVGENITDLASPTRVAKIGSDQLENALEMGRQQDVTECIGNVLFQIESGSEPIRYDEDNEQYDLIKQLFYGTTKQSIVPLSATDKVRTKVERFLSLLVNIGDHPKDIYDAFDSYFKDEYLTMEEYGDVKRTVAVTTFPTILQVQIQRVYYDRERFMPFKSIEPLPFKEVIYMDRYSDTENPLLLAKKEETEQMKQNLKVMKNRQRELLDRDESGLTRKDAFLESIKLLESNIVVTEASNSEDNKDVIRILKSNIIDIDNELMSLYNDINSLEDKISHQFDDFEEYGYSLFSVFIHRGEASYGHYWIYIKDRNYGGVWRKYNDETISEVQEEEVFNFNEGNTATPYFLVYVKQGQESDIEPLKRILE, encoded by the coding sequence ATGCCATACGAAGATAATGAGCTTCAAACTGCAATTGAAGGCCATCAAAGTCAATTATCCAAtcaggaaaaaaacaataccCCTAACGACGACACTTTTATAGACGATTCTCCATTATATGGAACAAGGGCAAGTCTGCAGTCAGCTCCGGTTGCTGTTGACGACGGGAAGCATTTACTGTATCCAGATATTGCCACCAGTCTACCATTGAAGACTTCTGACAGACTTTTGGACGACGTACTTTGTGACACTATTTTCCTCAATTCTACAGATCCAAATGTAATAGAAAAGGGTTTGCAAACGTCCGGTATTTTAAGGGAGTCTATGCTTTCTTACTCGAGTTTCAGAAGCAGTATTCGCCCAAATGCATTGGGTTCATTAACCGATCAAGTGACCATTCAGACCAAGACCGAATACGATTCCATTTCATGTCCCAGATATAACAAGATATATGTCTTCCAGGCTGTTATCTTGAATCCGTCATTATCAGAGCAGCAAATTTCAAgttttgatgatattgttaGAATTCCTATTTACCATCTGAAAGTCACTGTTAAGATCCGTCAAGAACTGGAACGGTTGAAGAAGCATGTAGGCGTTACTCAGTTCCATTCATTGGATCATTTACACGAATACGATCGAGTAGACCTTTCAACCTTTGATTCTTCCGACCCAAAGCTAATGGATTATGGTATTTATGTTTCTGATGATACGAACAAATTGATCttgattgaaatttttcaacccGAGTTTAATTCACCCGAAGAGCATGAAAGCTTTACTACCGATGCCATTAAGAAAAGATACAATGATTTATGcttaaaaaatgaatcgctaaataaaaaggaagCACCATCCCAGCCTGATTGTTTCTACacacttttcaaaattttcaaaggtCCGCTAACGaggaaaagcaaagaagAACCTATAAAGACAATTGATTCAGGAAATTTAGTTCTGAACACTCACCTAAATGCTGAATGGTTGACGTCCAAATATGGATTTCAGGCAAGCTCAGAAATCGATGAGGAAACGAATGATCCATTTACTGAATATGTTCCTCCCGATATGGTGGGATATGTAGGTGATTggaacaaaagaaaaatcagaGAATCATTTGTTAAAAAGTGTCTTCAACTAATATTTTGGGGTCAATTGTCAGCTTCGTTATTGACGCctaattcttctttgaaaaacacAAAGAGTGTTAAGGGACTATCTTCTTTACaaacttctttttcgaCATCGCCATGGTTCCATTTATTAGGAGAATCAAGAGCAAGAATTCTGTTGAATTCTAATGAACAGGCACATTCTCCCCTGGACGCAGAACAACATTTCATCAACCTTTCCGTTTCACATTATTATACTGATAGGGATATAATCAGAAACTACGAAGCTTTGTCATCTTTGGATCCTGATAATATTGGATTGTATTTCGATGCACTGACCTATATTGCAAATAGAAAGGGTGCGTACCAATTGATTGCTTATTGTGGGAAGCAGAATATTATAGGCCAAGAAGCTTTAGAAAACGCCTTGGTAACTTTTAAAATTGACCCAAAGGAGTTCAATATTGCTGAGTTAAACGAAGCGACTTTGCTGTCTATTTACAAATTCGAAACTTCAAATAAAAGCAAAGTAACCTCCAATCACTTAACGAATTTCAAGAATGCCCTCAGATTGTTGGCCAAATATACCAAGTCGGACAAATTGAAGTTTTATGTCGACCATGAGCCATATAGGGCTTTATCACAGGCATATGACACATTGTCCATTGATGAATCAGTAGATGAAGATATTATAAAAACTGCATATTCAATCAAGATTAATGATTCTCCCGGATTGAAGTTGGATTGTGATAGAGCGCTTTATACCATCGCCATTAGTAAGAGGAGTCTTGACTTATTTAATTTCTTAACGGATGAATGCCCACAATTTTTAAAATATTATGGCCCAGAGAAACTCCATTATCAAGAGGCACTGAAACTTCTTCAggtcaatgaaaatgctTCCGACGAAACcgttttgaaaattttcaaacaaaagTGGTATGATGAAAGTGTCTTTGAACCCGATCAATTTCTTATCTTAAGGGCAGCGTTGACTAGAATTAGTATAGagagaaattcaaatttaatCACTAATTTCTTACTAACAGGTACGATAGATCCCAATTCGTTGCCGCCAGAAAATTGGCCAACGGGCATTAATAATATCGGGAACACCTGCTATTTAAATTCTTTGCTACAATATTACTTCTCCATTGCGCCACTAAGAAGATATATATTGgaatatcaaaaaacttTAGACAACTTCAATGACCATCTCTCTAATAGTGGGCATGTTCGAAGAATTGGTGGAAGGGAAATCAGTAGAGGTGAAGTGGAAAGATCTATCCAATTTATATATCAACTTCGCAATCTTTTCTATGCAATGGTACATTCAAGAGAAAGATGTGTAACTCCCTCAAAAGAATTGGCATACTTAGCATTTGCCCCAAGTAATGTCGAAGTGGAGTTTGAAGTGGAAGGTAATAAAGTCGGCAGTAATGGCGCCGCAATCTCTGCCGATTCAAAAGGAGAAGTAACTCAAGAGGCGGCCACCACttcagaagaaaaggatcCAAGTTTAATTGATTTAGAAATGGAGGACAAGACCAACAGTGATGTTGATAAAGACATCGAAAATGTTAAAGCGAACGAAGCGAATGAAGCaaatgatattgaaataACTGTGGGCGAGAATATCACCGATTTAGCTTCACCTACGCGTGTTGCGAAAATTGGTTCAGACCAGTTAGAAAATGCCCTGGAAATGGGTAGACAACAAGATGTTACTGAATGTATAGGAAACGTCCTATTTCAAATAGAAAGCGGTTCCGAACCCATTAGGTATGATGAGGATAACGAGCAATACGACTTAATCAAGCAGCTGTTTTATGGTACTACCAAACAAAGTATTGTTCCTTTGTCGGCAACAGATAAAGTTCGTACAAAGgttgaaagatttctttcGTTACTGGTAAATATAGGTGACCATCCTAAAGATATTTATGATGCGTTTGATTCTTATTTCAAAGATGAATACCTGACAATGGAAGAATATGGTGATGTTAAACGTACGGTTGCTGTAACGACATTTCCTACTATTTTGCaagttcaaattcaaagagttTATTATGATCGTGAAAGGTTCATGCCATTTAAATCCATCGAACCCTTACCATTCAAGGAAGTTATTTACATGGACAGATATTCCGATACAGAAAACCCTTTACTGCTGGctaaaaaagaggaaacggaacaaatgaaacaaaacttgaaagtaatgaaaaatagaCAAAGGGAACTATTAGATCGCGATGAATCAGGACTCACGAGAAAGGATGCCTTTTTGGAAAGTATCAAACTATTAGAATCAAATATTGTAGTGACTGAAGCTTCGAATTCTGAGGATAACAAAGACGTGATaagaatattgaaaagTAATATTATCGATATTGATAATGAATTGATGAGTTTATACAATGACATCAACAGTTTGGAGGATAAAATAAGCCATcaatttgatgattttgaagaatatggATACTCACTATTTTCGGTTTTTATTCATCGAGGCGAGGCCAGTTATGGCCACTACTGGATTTATATTAAAGACAGAAACTACGGTGGTGTTTGgagaaaatataatgaCGAAACCATTAGTGAAGTACAGGAGGAGGAggtcttcaatttcaacgAGGGCAATACAGCAACTCCGTATTTCTTGGTTTATGTCAAACAAGGACAAGAGTCTGATATTGAGCCcttgaaaagaatcttGGAATAG
- the CAT5 gene encoding putative monooxygenase CAT5 (similar to Saccharomyces cerevisiae CAT5 (YOR125C); ancestral locus Anc_5.445): MLSRVSVFKPVGRAFSVLSSLRITEHTPAKKTEKPEHVPRCENLSDAQTAFLDRVIRVDQAGELGADYIYAGQYFVLAHRYPHLKPVLKHMWDQEVHHHNTFNNLQLKRRVRPSLLTPLWKVGAFAMGAGTALISPEAAMACTEAVETVIGRHYNGQLRNLANQFDLKRTDGTRGPSEEIKSLTSTIRNFRDDELEHLDTAIKHDSYMAVPYTVITEGIKTVCRVAIWSAERI; encoded by the coding sequence ATGTTGTCTCGCGTTTCAGTTTTCAAGCCAGTCGGCAGAGCGTTTTCTGTTCTATCATCCTTAAGGATAACAGAACACACGCCAGCAAAGAAGACCGAAAAACCAGAGCATGTTCCCAGGTGTGAAAATTTATCGGATGCCCAAACTGCGTTCTTGGATCGCGTCATTCGTGTAGATCAGGCTGGTGAATTGGGTGCAGACTATATCTACGCTGGCCAGTACTTCGTGTTGGCTCATAGGTACCCTCATTTGAAACCTGTGCTAAAGCACATGTGGGATCAAGAGGTACATCATCATAACACCTTCAACAACTTACAGTTGAAAAGGAGAGTGAGGCCCTCCTTACTGACGCCATTATGGAAAGTCGGAGCCTTTGCAATGGGGGCTGGTACCGCATTGATTTCTCCAGAAGCCGCCATGGCTTGTACTGAAGCTGTCGAAACGGTCATTGGGCGTCATTACAATGGCCAATTGCGAAACCTTGCCAACCAGTTcgatttgaaaagaaccGATGGCACGAGAGGCCCTAGTGAGGAGATCAAATCCTTAACATCTACCATCAGGAATTTCAGAGATGATGAGCTAGAACATTTGGACACTGCTATCAAGCACGATTCCTACATGGCAGTTCCATATACAGTGATCACTGAGGGTATCAAGACGGTTTGTAGAGTTGCCATCTGGAGTGCCGAGAGAATTTAA
- the IAH1 gene encoding isoamyl acetate-hydrolyzing esterase (similar to Saccharomyces cerevisiae IAH1 (YOR126C); ancestral locus Anc_5.449): protein MDYKKFLIFGDSITEFAFNTRPNEDEEDQYALGAALVNEYTRKMDILQRGFKGYTSRWALKVLPEILENESNVVMATIFFGANDACSAGPQSISLPEFVDNIRRMVFAMKAQQIRPIIVGPGLIDREKWDRARPEEVALGHLRTNKNFAIYSDALAKLASEEKVPFVNLNKAFREKSGDSWKKLLTDGLHFSGEGYEVFHDELMKAIKAFYPQYHPQNMEYKLKDWRDVLDDGSNIML from the coding sequence ATGGATTACAAGAAGTTCCTGATATTTGGAGATTCTATCACTGAATTTGCGTTCAATACTAGAccaaatgaagatgaagaagatcagTATGCTCTCGGAGCTGCATTAGTTAACGAGTATACGAGAAAAATGGATATCCTCCAAAGAGGGTTCAAAGGATACACCTCTAGATGGGCGTTGAAGGTTCTTCCTGAAATCTTAGAAAATGAATCTAACGTTGTCATGGccaccattttttttggcgcTAATGACGCATGCTCAGCCGGCCCTCAAAGCATTTCTCTCCCTGAATTTGTCGACAACATACGTCGAATGGTGTTTGCAATGAAAGCGCAGCAAATTCGACCTATTATAGTAGGCCCAGGATTAATAGATAGAGAGAAGTGGGACAGAGCAAGGCCTGAAGAAGTGGCTCTCGGGCATCTGCGTACCAACAAGAATTTTGCCATTTACTCAGATGCCTTAGCAAAGCTAGCCAGTGAGGAAAAAGTTCCTTTTGTGAACTTGAATAAGGCATTCCGAGAGAAAAGTGGCGATTCCTGGAAAAAGCTGCTGACAGATGGACTGCACTTTTCTGGAGAAGGGTACGAAGTCTTTCATGACGAACTAATGAAAGCAATCAAGGCATTCTACCCACAGTATCATCCACAAAACATGGAATACAAACTAAAAGATTGGAGGGATGTATTAGATGACGGCTCCAATATAATGCTTTGA